From a single Stomoxys calcitrans chromosome 4, idStoCalc2.1, whole genome shotgun sequence genomic region:
- the LOC106084540 gene encoding uncharacterized protein LOC106084540 isoform X6 — MKLRTTVQISGAMQKKPPLKREDSFLKRFSTRQIPEAQETVEDTGSESASGEVDKTTKRRRRYLQKRRSVVNPDENFHFYWLMVLTCCVLYNLWTLIVRQSFPELQQAVPLFWFICDTLTDVVFVFDILVQLRTGYLEQGLMVYDDKKLACHYVHSRNFVLDMVSLIPFDLLQLRMGPQPLLRFTRFFKVYRSVRFYYIVESRTVWPNLWRVVNLIHILLILAHWFGCFYYLLSEAEGFQGDWVYPYRPGDYATLTRKYLGSLYWSTLTLTTIGDLPTPETNAEQNFSVDGPRSIPRRGIKSRLLQFGSSYGYVFTIVSYLIGVFIFATIVGQVGNVITNRNANRLEFERLLDGAKTYMRHHKVPGGMKRRVLRWYDYSWSRGRIQGGGDINTALGLLPDKLKTELALHVNLSVLKKVTIFQECQPEFLHDLVLKMKAYIFTPGDSICRKGEVAREMFIIADGILEVLSETGKVLTTMKAGDFFGEIGILNLDGLNKRTADVRSVGYSELFSLSREDVLAAMKDYPEAQEILQTLGRKRLMEVRCVNKKHAKAKADKDAANHQSHHHHHSHHVNHSDSSENSASKKIVDKLRHDVKGFRSVLKKSRASRRSDESLEMQPLHNTSPKNGKSMLKRMSRVRSDEKEDAAEEKTELHDKTPSPIGAGLPLLQRLRLLKEKQDREERAVKSTPSQKSPPNSHVTCTLSPQESIQEEPEREINEGLPLIQRLQQLKIKNDPPPAPVQVTEEGGALPVTSVAETNNKVENISILSTSQGTTTASTSLAVAQIKPMVKVSFKQRMLKLQGVAEVSGESGPKIAMPPSVVEAAARLPSAVGIAKKEPPNTLSVTKCGEVESEGADKRKSEGTKKTHKSISTISSQITKPSTTTPTIVSDTDTPIKPWSKLKLATMISSSYTSLATSNTSSDDIFSPLKNNSDGNIPQQLSNERRPPKGAKPPPVPARKRPHRSDVTTIARATEKTKRCAGNGNGNGQAVPSDCPISNAKLYQSVFDLSPEYSGLPFVKRLKILNERQKLAELESALQTRSFSLDSSKTTSCIPISEALYRSHSDTAGINTQFLSIYESSSTTSTNTSASETPKCVPAPYHRHQLDTVQHDYAPLSPESNETLERRKLKSILKSLSREQEHRRSLTPKDSHLHHRVLSKEPTVEGPPVRSHEETCTLTEQTLHSPSLMTTAPMSSAYYGESVMSPPDLLRAESIATCSAANAAQTFQMNSSSTLTMYPTNVYPLTESNHHHSTCQTLSSSPKGLPQGQDCFNQILCGIDNVIRTHVNEMHSKFESQFSSMAMEVQRRDALIAHLQSKVRTLELNASSTSRRKTHREKMSGTGAVATGSAENAEEAEANLEEDSSSGSSAELLFMRGDSLDTVFTSSPPNQTKRHYMCSPSISRSREDFSYDYGPYVKSATVSKSKASRAKSASQPTMVADVAGNLTRLGDSVILDIGESSSSSSSSSEKLDLDGDDDDGDERSNDNDITGKQVRHNDWEVRMLAAEMEKQERKRGLSLTEHSAFSNAKLGSTFLRRRRKLSDTETEYSENEREQLPAHSRPRASSLDQFNLRYGINRGGIFKAMSIDRDKDKL; from the exons gaAACTGTTGAAGACACAGGATCAGAAAGTGCCTCAGGCGAAGTCGACAAGACCACCAAGAGACGTCGACGTTACCTCCAAAAACGGCGTTCCGTTGTTAATCCTgatgaaaatttccatttttactgGTTAATGGTTTTGACTTGTTGTGTTCTATACAATTTATGGACGTTGATCGTTCGTCAGAGCTTTCCCGAACTGCAG CAAGCGGTGCCATTATTTTGGTTCATATGTGATACATTAACGGATGTGGTGTTTGTTTTCGATATCTTGGTTCAACTGCGTACTGGCTACTTGGAACAGGGTTTAATG GTATATGATGATAAAAAATTAGCCTGTCACTATGTGCACTCCAGAAATTTTGTCCTAGACATGGTTTCTCTCATTCCCTTTGACCTGCTGCAACTTCGCATGGGCCCGCAGCCCTTATTACGTTTTACTCGTTTTTTTAAA GTTTATAGATCTGTTCGTTTTTATTATATTGTTGAAAGTAGAACTGTTTGGCCAAATTTATGGCGTGTTGTTAATCTAATTCATATTCTTTTAATATTGGCCCATTGGTTTGGTTGCTTCTATTATCTACTCTCCGAGGCTGAAGGATTTCAG gGAGATTGGGTTTATCCATATCGCCCGGGTGACTATGCAACATTGACAAGAAAATATTTGGGCAGTTTGTATTGGTCAACTCTCACTCTAACCACAATTGGGGATCTGCCAACGCCGGAAACGAATGCCGA acaaaacttttCGGTGGACGGCCCAAGATCAATACCGAGGCGTGGCATTAAATCCCGATTGCTTCAGTTCGGCTCAAGTTATGG ATATGTCTTCACCATAGTCAGTTATTTAATAGGCGTCTTCATTTTCGCAACCATTGTGGGCCAAGTGGGTAATGTCATCACAAATCGCAATGCCAATCGCCTGGAATTTGAAAGACTTCTGGATGGAGCAAAGACATATATGAGACATCATAAG GTTCCTGGAGGCATGAAACGTAGAGTCTTACGCTGGTATGACTACAGCTGGTCCAGAGGACGTATACAAGGCGGTGGTGATATTAATACCGCCTTGGGCCTGCTGCCGGATAAGTTGAAAACCGAATTGGCTCTGCATGTAAATTTGAGTGTGCTGAAAAAGGTTACCATTTTCCAAGAATGTCAGCCAGAGTTCTTGCATGATTTGGTGTTGAAAATGAAGGCCTACATCTTTACGCCAGGCGATTCCATATGTCGCAAGGGAGAAGTGGCCAGAGAAATGTTCATAATAGCCGATGGTATTTTAGAGGTTCTAAGTGAGACCGGCAAAGTTTTGACCACCATGAAGGCGGGAGATTTTTTTGGTGAAATTGGTATTCTAAACTTGGATGGCCTGAACAA GCGAACAGCAGATGTACGTTCCGTTGGCTATTCTGAGCTCTTTTCCCTCTCCCGTGAAGATGTCTTGGCTGCCATGAAAGACTATCCCGAGGCCCAAGAGATTTTACAGACTTTGGGCCGCAAACGCCTAATGGAAGTGAGATGTGTGAACAAGAAACACGCCAAGGCCAAGGCCGACAAGGATGCTGCTAATCATCAGagccatcatcaccatcatagCCACCATGTTAATCACAGTGATAGTAGCGAAAATAGTGCCTCAAAGAAAATTGTCGATAAATTGAGACATGATGTAAAAGGATTCCGAAGTGTACTTAAAAAATCAAG GGCATCCCGACGTAGTGATGAATCACTGGAAATGCAGCCACTGCACAATACCTCACCGAAAAATGGCAAATCCATGCTGAAACGTATGTCCCGTGTACGCTCCGACGAGAAAGAAGACGCGGCAGAAGAAAAAACCGAATTACATGACAAAACCCCAAGTCCCATTGGTGCTGGTTTGCCTCTATTGCAAAGACTGCGTTTACTTAAAGAAAAGCAG GATCGCGAAGAGCGAGCTGTTAAGTCTACACCATCACAGAAATCTCCACCTAATTCACATGTAACCTGTACGTTATCACCACAGGAATCAATACAGGAGGAGCCAGAGAGGGAGATAAACGAGGGATTGCCGTTGATACAGCGACTGCAGCAGTTAAAGATTAAAAACGACCCCCCTCCGGCACCAGTTCAGGTGACAGAAGAGGGTGGTGCTTTGCCG GTTACTTCAGTGGCTGAGACCAACAACAAAGTAGAAAACATATCGATTTTAAGCACAAGTCAGGGTACTACGACTGCATCCACGTCTTTGGCAGTTGCTCAAATCAAACCCATGGTAAAGGTTTCGTTCAAACAAAGAATGCTGAAACTGCAGGGGGTGGCCGAGGTTAGCGGCGAGAGTGGCCCAAAAATTGCCATGCCACCGAGTGTGGTGGAAGCGGCGGCAAGGCTACCCTCTGCGGTGGGCATTGCGAAAAAGGAGCCGCCCAACACTTTGAGTGTTACCAAATGTGGTGAAGTGGAAAGTGAAGGTGCAGACAAACGAAAAAGTGAGGGGACCAAGAAAACTCACAAATCCATCAGCACCATTTCAAGCCAAATAACAAAACCGTCCACTACCACACCCACAATAGTATCCGATACAGATACGCCCATCAAGCCATGGTCCAAACTAAAGCTGGCCACCATGATCTCATCGAGTTATACCAGTTTAGCCACCTCCAATACATCGTCGGATGATATTTTCTCCCCTTTGAAGAACAATTCCGATGGCAATATACCGCAACAGCTGTCAAACGAAAGGCGTCCCCCGAAAGGAGCCAAACCTCCACCAGTTCCTGCAAGAAAAAGACCGCATCGTTCGGATGTAACGACGATAGCAAGGGCGACAGAGAAGACCAAACGCTGCGCGGGGAATGGCAATGGTAATGGCCAGGCGGTGCCTTCAGACTGTCCCATAAGCAATGCCAAATTGTATCAATCTGTGTTCGATTTATCGCCCGAGTACAGTGGACTGCCCTTCGTAAAACGTCTGAAGATACTGAACGAGCGCCAGAAACTGGCCGAGCTGGAGAGCGCTCTACAAACTCGCAGTTTCAGCCTGGATAGTTCCAAGACGACCAGCTGTATTCCCATATCGGAGGCGTTGTATCGCAGCCACAGCGATACCGCCGGCATTAACACACAGTTTCTCTCTATCTATGAATCCAGTTCCACCACATCGACGAATACATCAGCTTCGGAGACGCCAAAGTGTGTTCCAGCCCCCTACCATCGACATCAATTGGATACGGTGCAACACGACTATGCCCCCCTCAGTCCAGAGTCCAATGAAACTCTAGAGCGAAGAAAATTGAAAAGCATTCTCAAGTCGCTCAGCCGTGAGCAAGAGCACCGAAGATCATTGACGCCCAAAGACTCACATCTGCATCATCGAGTTCTGTCGAAGGAACCCACTGTGGAAGG CCCACCCGTCAGATCGCACGAGGAAACCTGCACACTAACCGAACAAACGCTGCACTCCCCGTCTCTGATGACGACAGCTCCCATGAGTAGTGCATATTATGGCGAGTCGGTAATGTCGCCGCCCGATCTATTGCGAGCGGAATCCATAGCGACCTGCTCGGCAGCCAATGCTGCTCAGACATTTCAAATGAACAGCAGCAGCACCCTAACCATGTATCCCACAAATGTATACCCGCTAACCGAAAGCAATCACCACCATTCCACATGTCAGACTCTAAGTTCATCACCGAAAG gtTTGCCCCAGGGTCAAGACTGCTTCAATCAAATCTTGTGTGGCATCGACAATGTCATACGAACGCATGTCAACGAAATGCATTCGAAATTTGAATCCCAATTTTCGAGTATGGCCATGGAGGTGCAACGTAGAGATGCTTTGATAGCCCATTTGCAGTCGAAAGTTAGAACTTTGGAGCTGAATGCCTCATCAACATCGAGAAGAAAAACGCATCGCGAGAAGATGAGTGGGACGGGTGCAGTAGCCACAGGCTCCGCTGAGAATGCTGAAGAAGCTGAAGCCAATCTAGAGGAAGacagtagttctggctcatCTGCTGAATTGCtatttatg CGTGGCGATTCTTTGGATACCGTGTTTACATCCTCGCCTCCCAACCAAACTAAAAGACACTACATGTGTTCACCCAGCATTAGCCGTAGCCGTGAAGATTTCAGCTACGACTATGGCCCCTATGTCAAGTCTGCCACTGTCAGCAAGAGCAAAGCCAGCCGAGCCAAATCTGCCAGTCAACCCACCATGGTGGCTGATGTGGCTGGCAATTTAACGCGCCTTGGCGACAGTGTTATATTAGACATAGGCGAGAGCAGTTCCAGCTCCAGTTCATCCTCGGAGAAGTTAGACTTGGAtggggatgatgatgatggggaCGAGAGAAGCAATGACAACGACATCACTGGCAAGCAGGTGCGTCACAATGACTGGGAGGTTCGCATGCTGGCCGCCGAAATGGAAAAGCAGGAGCGCAAGCGAGGCCTCTCCCTCACCGAACACTCAGCGTTTAGCAATGCCAAGCTGGGTTCGACCTTCTTGCGTAGACGCAGAAAACTCAGTGACACCGAAACGGAATACAGTGAAAACGAACGGGAGCAGCTGCCTGCGCATTCCCGGCCAAGAGCCTCCAGCCTTGATCAGTTCAATTTGCGTTATGGCATCAATCGAGGCGGCATCTTCAAGGCCATGAGCATCGATCGTGATAAAGACAAGCTTTGA